The sequence TGACCCCAACTTGACCATCTCTGATCTTGCCAATGAATTGCAAGTTGATAAAGCAAGATTGAGACATTACTTTAAAGAACAAGAAACCAGTTTTAGAAAGTATCTAAACTCTGTTAGAGTTTCTGAGTTTAAAATACTCTTGTTGAATAAAGAATTTCATAATTACAACCTTACAGGGCTATCCACCATGGTTGGGTTTCAGTCAGAAGCTACTTTCTTTAGGGTTTTTAAAGAGATGGAAGGAGTTACCCCAAGTGAATTTCAGCAAAAGAATAGTATAGACTTATAATTCACTAATTTTTGTAAGTGTAAATACGGCGGGGGTGTTTGAAACATTGCAATCATCAACATTCATTTGGGCTACAATCCTATTGGCATTTCCACTTGTATCTAAAGTACCCGAGCCTGTATATGTGCCTGTACAGGGATTTTCTGGAACAATATTAAAATTTACCTGTATTACAAAATTGGTTATGGACATAGTTTCGGGGTTGTAATCAAAATTGAACGTGCCATCTTGCGGATTGCTACTACAGCAAGGCGTAAAGCCATTGGTTTCAAAAAAATCTCCTGCAAATTTGTTTGTAGAGGCCATATTTACTATCAGTGACATTGGTACTGTTATGTCGTCTCCGTTGATAGTAAGCGCAATAGAACCTGTATATAATCCCTCAACAGTGTTGGCGGTAGTTTCATTATCATCATCACCTCCATCATCACTGCTAGAACATGAAATTAATAAGAATATAAAGGTTATTAAAGTGAATGTATTTTTTAAAAGATTTGAATTAGCCATTGATGTTTTTTTATCAATGTTATGCATTAAAGAGATTCTACTTTACAAAAAGTACTATCAAAACGTTTTATTGATACTTATTTGAACAATGAGGCATCTAGCCCTGGAATTAAATTCATGGCATTTTTGTAGTACACCTTTTCAAGGACTTCATTTGGCAAATCTAACCCGTACATAGCCCAAAAAGCATGATACTTTTTGTAGTACGGAAAATATTCATCTGCTGTTTCCAAAACTCTAAAGTACATTGGGAACTCATTGGGTTTCCAACTGTCCTTCCCAAATAAGATTCTATCTTGATATTTAATGAAGAATTGCTTTGCTCTTCTGGGTTGTCGTCCCAATTCGGCAATGATAGCACCAATACCTACAGACATATTTGGCATTTCATCCATTAACTCCCCTAACCTATCCAAATTATTGGCATACCATCCCATGTGCGCATTTATGAATTTGGTTTTAGGGTGTTTTTTAAACATTCGATGTTGTTCATCAATAATTTGCTGCCATGGCGCAGGATTTGTAGCAGATCGCTTTCTTCTTGGTCTTGTCTTTAGTTCTAACCACCTTTCATTATGCCTATCCATAGGGTCCCAGAATGATTTTGGGTCTGCAGCATGTATTAATACCGGAATTCCCAGTTCTCCGCATTTTTCCCATACAGGATCTAACCTTGGGTCGTCTATGGCTATTCTATTACCGTTAGTATCCTTATTTCGTAATCCTAAACTCTTATAAACCTTTAACCCTTTGGCACCACTTTTCACATCCAATTCCAATTGTGCTGCGGCTTGCTCTCCCCAATTTGAATTCCCAACCCCATTAAAATCAACATTGGCAAAAACCACAAACCGATTGGGATAATTTTCATTGACATTTTTGAGCATTGCTCGAAGTCCTTCTCCAGAGCCTCCACTTAGATTCACCATGACCCCCATGTTCATTTTATCCATATCGTTAATCAAACTAGATAAATCTTGGGTCGCCATTCCAAATTGATGGCTGTGAACATCTATAAATGTAAACTTAGCTTTGTTTACAGGGTTTTCAGGAACTACAAGGGTCGATTTTGGGTTGTATTCCTCAAAACCCATATCTTGAGCATATGAAAAGAAAAAGCACAATAAAGTGGTTAAAGTAATAATAGAGGTTCTCATATTTAAGTGTTCATTTTATCAATTAGTTGAGTATAATTTTTTGGAGTGTCAATATCTAATTCTTTTCCCTTCGGAAATACTTGTTTAAGATGTGCCCGATATTTTTGAATGATATGTCTTGCGCCATAATCTTCATTCAGATCCATTAGCTCTGGGACAATGGATTGATGAAAAATTGCAGGAACCCCTAGTCTATTGCCATATGAAGTGGCTACGATTTTAAAAATACCTTTCTTAAATTCTTCTTTTAACTCATTTAAATAGGTCTTGTCAATCAATGGCTGATCGGCAAGCATGATCAAGATTCCTTTCGGATCTTCCGCTTGTTTCAAAATAC is a genomic window of Flagellimonas sp. CMM7 containing:
- a CDS encoding amidohydrolase family protein, with the protein product MRTSIITLTTLLCFFFSYAQDMGFEEYNPKSTLVVPENPVNKAKFTFIDVHSHQFGMATQDLSSLINDMDKMNMGVMVNLSGGSGEGLRAMLKNVNENYPNRFVVFANVDFNGVGNSNWGEQAAAQLELDVKSGAKGLKVYKSLGLRNKDTNGNRIAIDDPRLDPVWEKCGELGIPVLIHAADPKSFWDPMDRHNERWLELKTRPRRKRSATNPAPWQQIIDEQHRMFKKHPKTKFINAHMGWYANNLDRLGELMDEMPNMSVGIGAIIAELGRQPRRAKQFFIKYQDRILFGKDSWKPNEFPMYFRVLETADEYFPYYKKYHAFWAMYGLDLPNEVLEKVYYKNAMNLIPGLDASLFK
- a CDS encoding NTP transferase domain-containing protein, which codes for MSEGISILILAAGASARMGNRVKQLLPWGTRTLLENAIDTAKQVTDSIFVVLGANKEEIEKAISLDAETVYNPNWQSGMGSSISIGIEGILKQAEDPKGILIMLADQPLIDKTYLNELKEEFKKGIFKIVATSYGNRLGVPAIFHQSIVPELMDLNEDYGARHIIQKYRAHLKQVFPKGKELDIDTPKNYTQLIDKMNT